From the genome of Uranotaenia lowii strain MFRU-FL chromosome 1, ASM2978415v1, whole genome shotgun sequence, one region includes:
- the LOC129738205 gene encoding uncharacterized protein K02A2.6-like, with product MNVKPPEFNIGDSWSLYEERLRRFFVAYGVEEEADERRSAFLLTAVSMEVYQTIRNLFSGQAGNKAVRRTLFVDAPTIYPNVGDFPRADEIHRSAPRRRRNVGLKRGPVYERVCEEDPDSNLEALVKVAMKKESTLRQRESLEVNKFQSDQGNKLKKSASPNFRCYACGKGKHNFRKCQYKSYVCKVCDKKGHLAKVCPNRKDATKEDRKPKVHHLALNKLDAPPPMVIPVRVGGHLVEFELDTGNPVNAISNALYSQYFKSVHLETGGKEQFVCYNGSCFQATGKFGVEMKFEGHRSREEIFVFEGDRQPLLGRQTMQRWGLRINFCHLTESMKEFKAPLNVLLTKYQEVFEGELGCYRYGKVHLPLKDEAVPKFFKPRRVPLAFKEKVEDELDRLENIGIISKVPSTEAEWGTPLVPVLKKDSSIRLCADYRLTVNPWLKDDHHPFPIIDDIFAALQGGKHFSKLDLKNAFNQLEVDEEARHLLAWSTHRGVYYVNRLPFGTKTACAVFQATLERVLQGCRGTIMYLDDVLVTGRTVKENLENLEQVLSKLKETGFVLNKTKCEFFKSGVSYLGHYIDSDGLHKDPEKVKSIIQLGVPKDVKEVRAFVGLVNYYAKFCPSLAQHLKPLYRLLQEEVKFRWSKECQEAFKAAKQLLADDTILAHYNRNLPIKLYSDASKEGIGAVIVHVFPDSKERPVSFASRVFKKHESNYSVIDREALAIYYGVQRFSSYLSGRRFILMTDHKPLTGLFSEKGIPETAAGRLQRWAVYLSNFDFEIQHIKGDRDEKADEEEAISFLNFIEVETRSLVEQKQIIIESRRDKVISRVVEYLKSGWPQNLEDGEIKKLFQRRDELSVEEGVLLWGFRIVIPAKLRKPLLCELHVVHIGIVKMKSLARSYFWWPSLDKEIEDFGKKCEFCLQLRPERSDPISPWRLTSAPGDRVHVDHFSFQGADFLVLVDSYSKWLEVYPVRTLTSKQTSEKLAEYISRFGLISTLVSDNGTAFTSEEFQAFCSSRGIKHLTTAPYSPCSNGAAENAVKTVKAALKKLASDPSFAKRPISVQLHLFLEMYRATTHTSTGESPFKRMFGREMRIRFDNLKSRSTIRQKETVEYQNRTKKDVSFNINETVYVRDYRQPNKKSWVRGRIVARLGSVLYECHTQEMGTIKRRSHQIMKYPYDDFDGNEADGATPGPEPIDDSIYEDPMESLPEEEPSSEAFPVPSSVGRHQPDGTYVTRYNRVVKPPRN from the exons ATGAACGTCAAGCCTCCAGAGTTTAATATTGGCGATTCATGGTCCCTATACGAGGAACGGCTAAGGAGATTCTTCGTGGCCTATGGAGTCGAGGAGGAAGCGGACGAGCGCCGCTCGGCATTTTTGCTCACAGCGGTGTCGATGGAGGTTTACCAGACGATTCGGAACCTGTTTTCCGGACAAGCCGGAAACAAAGCAGTTCGACGAACTTTGTTCGTTGATGCGCCAACGATTTACCCCAACGTTGGTGACTTTCCACGAGCGGACGAGATTCATCGAAGCGCGCCAAGGCGACGGCGAAACG tgGGTCTGAAACGTGGCCCAGTATATGAACGAGTGTGCGAGGAGGATCCTGACTCAAATTTGGAAGCCCTGGTTAAGGTGGCGATGAAAAAGGAGTCAACTTTGCGCCAGCGGGAGTCCTTGGAGGTTAACAAGTTCCAATCCGACCAAGGAAACAAGCTGAAGAAATCGGCGAGCCCCAATTTCCGTTGTTATGCGTGCGGAAAGGGGAAACATAATTTCCGAAAGTGCCAGTACAAGTCCTATGTGTGTAAGGTGTGCGACAAGAAGGGGCACCTAGCCAAAGTTTGCCCGAATAGGAAAGATGCAACGAAAGAGGACCGGAAACCGAAAGTTCACCATTTGGCGCTGAACAAGTTGGATGCGCCCCCTCCAATGGTTATTCCTGTCCGTGTGGGCGGACATTTGGTCGAGTTCGAACTGGACACTGGGAATCCGGTTAATGCCATCTCAAATGCGCTGTACagtcaatatttcaaatcagtGCATCTTGAGACTGGCGGAAAGGAGCAGTTCGTCTGTTACAACGGGTCCTGTTTCCAAGCAACAGGAAAATTCGGGGTGGAGATGAAATTCGAAGGCCACAGGTCCAGGGAGGAAATTTTCGTCTTCGAGGGTGACCGGCAACCACTGCTGGGGCGTCAGACGATGCAGCGTTGGGGACTGAGGATCAACTTTTGCCATTTGACGGAGAGCATGAAAGAGTTTAAAGCTCCGTTGAATGTGCTGCTGACCAAGTACCAAGAAGTTTTCGAGGGTGAATTAGGCTGTTATCGATACGGCAAAGTTCACCTACCATTGAAGGATGAAGCTGTCCCCAAGTTTTTCAAGCCGCGCAGGGTACCGTTGGCTTTCAAGGAGAAGGTCGAAGACGAACTGGATCGATTGGAGAACATCGGCATTATCTCCAAGGTGCCATCAACCGAAGCGGAATGGGGCACCCCCCTCGTCCCAGTTTTGAAGAAGGATTCATCAATACGTTTGTGTGCAGATTATCGGCTGACCGTTAACCCGTGGTTGAAGGACGACCACCACCCTTTCCCGATAATTGACGACATTTTCGCAGCGCTACAAGGTGGTAAGCATTTTTCCAAGCTGGACCTGAAGAATGCCTTCAACCAACTGGAAGTGGATGAAGAAGCAAGGCATCTGTTGGCGTGGAGTACTCACCGTGGTGTGTACTACGTGAATCGATTGCCGTTTGGGACCAAAACGGCGTGTGCAGTGTTTCAAGCTACCCTAGAACGAGTCCTGCAAGGTTGTCGAGGAACGATAATGTACCTGGATGACGTGCTGGTAACTGGACGAACAGTGAAAGAAAATTTAGAGAACCTGGAACAAGTGCTTAGTAAGTTGAAAGAAACAGGTTTTGTGCTTAATAAGACCAAGTGCGAGTTTTTCAAAAGTGGTGTGAGTTATCTTGGACATTACATCGACAGTGATGGTCTACATAAAGATCCTGAAAAAGTGAAATCAATAATCCAGTTGGGAGTTCCAAAAGACGTCAAGGAGGTTCGTGCCTTTGTGGGACTGGTCAACTATTATGCCAAGTTTTGTCCCAGTTTGGCACAACATCTGAAGCCTTTGTACCGGTTGCTGCAAGAAGAGGTGAAGTTCCGTTGGTCCAAGGAGTGCCAGGAGGCGTTCAAAGCGGCGAAGCAGCTTTTGGCGGATGACACGATCCTGGCCCATTATAACCGTAATCTGCCGATTAAACTCTACAGTGAtgcgtcgaaggaaggcattgGAGCAGTGATCGTACACGTCTTCCCAGACAGCAAGGAGCGACCAGTTTCTTTTGCTTCCCGAGTTTTTAAGAAGCACGAGTCCAACTATTCGGTCATCGATCGGGAGGCGCTGGCGATCTACTACGGTGTCCAGAGATTCAGCAGCTATCTCTCTGGGCGTCGTTTCATTCTGATGACAGATCACAAACCACTGACCGGTCTGTTTTCGGAAAAAGGCATACCGGAAACCGCAGCAGGGCGTTTGCAGAGATGGGCAGTCTATCTGTCCAACTTCGATTTCGAGATCCAACACATCAAAG GTGACCGAGACGAGAAGGCAGACGAGGAAGAAGCCATCAGTTTTCTCAACTTCATCGAAGTCGAAACCCGCTCATTGGTGGAGCAGAAGCAGATCATAATCGAAAGCCGGAGGGACAAGGTCATTAGTCGAGTCGTGGAGTATCTAAAATCGGGCTGGCCTCAAAACCTTGAGGACGGCGAAATCAAGAAGCTGTTCCAACGACGAGACGAACTAAGCGTGGAGGAAGGCGTCCTTCTCTGGGGTTTCCGCATCGTCATCCCGGCAAAGCTTCGGAAACCGTTGCTGTGTGAACTCCATGTCGTACACATAGGGATCGTCAAGATGAAGTCCCTAGCACGGTCATATTTCTGGTGGCCATCATTAGACAAGGAAATCGAAGACTTCGGGAAGAAATGCGAATTTTGTCTCCAATTGCGGCCGGAGAGGAGTGATCCAATTTCACCGTGGCGGTTGACATCTGCCCCTGGTGATCGAGTTCATGTCGATCACTTTTCGTTCCAAGGCGCCGATTTTCTAGTCCTGGTGGATAGCTACAGCAAGTGGTTGGAAGTTTACCCCGTTCGAACGTTAACTTCCAAGCAGACATCGGAAAAGTTGGCCGAATATATTTCCCGATTCGGTCTAATCAGCACTTTGGTGTCGGATAACGGCACTGCCTTTACATCGGAAGAATTCCAGGCATTCTGTTCTTCCCGTGGCATCAAGCACCTGACGACAGCACCGTATAGCCCGTGTTCGAATGGAGCAGCCGAGAACGCGGTCAAGACGGTCAAGGCGGCACTGAAGAAGCTGGCGAGTGACCCCTCGTTTGCAAAGAGGCCGATAAGTGTCCAACTACATTTATTCCTGGAGATGTACCGAGCCACAACACACACGTCGACTGGGGAAAGTCCTTTCAAGCGAATGTTTGGAAGGGAAATGCGCATCAGATTCGACAACTTGAAGTCCAGGTCTACAATCCGGCAGAAAGAAACTGTCGAATACCAAAACCGAACCAAGAAGGATGTCAGCTTCAACATCAACGAAACGGTCTACGTCCGGGACTACCGCCAACCCAACAAGAAGTCCTGGGTTCGTGGTCGCATCGTGGCTAGGCTAGGCTCTGTGCTCTACGAATGCCACACTCAAGAGATGGGAACTATCAAACGTCGCAGCCACCAGATAATGAAGTACCCCTACGACGATTTTGATGGTAACGAAGCTGACGGTGCCACCCCTGGTCCTGAGCCGATTGATGACTCAATCTACGAAGATCCAATGGAGAGCCTACCGGAAGAAGAACCATCATCTGAAGCCTTTCCGGTTCCGTCAAGCGTTGGTCGTCATCAACCGGATGGTACCTATGTTACGAGATACAATCGAGTGGTGAAGCCGCCTCGGAACTAG